A section of the Xiphias gladius isolate SHS-SW01 ecotype Sanya breed wild chromosome 8, ASM1685928v1, whole genome shotgun sequence genome encodes:
- the asb13b gene encoding ankyrin repeat and SOCS box protein 13, translating into MEITRARPSLYGEIAHGLGFWTDRSAVHEAAAQGRALQLQQLIEGGAAVNTVAVDSITPLHEACIQGQTQCVRLLLDAGAQVDARNIDGSTPLCDACAAGSLECVKLLLEYGATVNPPLFTFSPLHEACMGGNSDCVQLMIDQGALMEAHDCHYGTPLHVACARQHYDCAKVLLNAGANVNAAKLHETALHHAAKTKNVDLVDLLVEFGGNVYARDNLNKKPIQYTSLGSPCYLCLEFYENTPLSLQQISRVAVRRALGTRARDDVSKLGLPSRIINFLSYMPPPVTEL; encoded by the exons ATGGAGATCACTCGGGCCAGGCCGTCCTTGTATGGAGAAATCG CTCATGGTCTTGGATTCTGGACAGACCGGTCAGCGGTGCATGAGGCCGCTGCACAGGGCAGGGccctccagctgcagcagctgatcGAGGGAGGTGCGGCGGTTAACACCGTGGCTGTTGACTCCATCACCCCGCTCCATGAGGCGTGTATACAGGGACAGACCCAATGTGTCAGACTACTGCTGGACGCTGGTGCGCAG GTGGATGCTCGTAACATCGATGGTAGCACTCCGCTGTGTGACGCCTGTGCAGCCGGTAGCCTTGAATGTGTTAAGCTACTGTTGGAGTATGGAGCAACAGTTAATCCTCCACTGTTCACCTTCTCACCTCTTCATGAGGCGTGCATGGGAG GTAATTCAGATTGTGTTCAGCTCATGATTGATCAAGGAGCTTTGATGGAGGCCCATGACTGCCACTATGGGACACCGCTTCATGTAGCCTGCGCCAGGCAACACTATGACTGCGCCAAAGTTCTCCTCAATGCAG GGGCAAATGTTAATGCTGCCAAGCTGCATGAGACTGCCCTTCATCATGCAGCCAAAACAAAGAACGTTGATTTGGTTGACCTACTTGTGGAATTTGGGGGGAATGTATATGCCAGGGACAACCTGAACAAAAAACCCATCCAGTACACCAGTCTGGGATCTCCCTGTTACCTCTGCCTTGAGTTCTATGAGa ATACTCCCCTCAGCCTACAGCAGATCAGCAGAGTGGCTGTGAGGAGGGCTCTCGGGACAAGAGCACGTGACGACGTTTCCAAGCTGGGCTTGCCCAGTCGCATCATAAATTTTCTCTCGTACATGCCACCTCCAGTTACTGAACTTTAA
- the LOC120793603 gene encoding neuroepithelial cell-transforming gene 1 protein-like produces the protein MEENEEVCGRTVENKKQKVRRMSSRTSTSSVISAAEPSPQILRRNNSKKPPLQRGSSFTFLTPGTPWDFSLKRKRKEKEDDTVSLSSFDLKEPSNKRARPLAKVSSLVNLISPSKNGAVRRFGQTIQSMSLRGDTKSPGVSLKASSKAAGPTPTKRRNSTLWSETLDVHQKSTFSTKEIKRQEAIYELYRGEQDLIEDLQLARKAYHDPMLKLSIMTEEELAHIFGDLDAYIPLHEDLLMKLTEETGPDGTVAQIGQIVIDWLPGLNAYKNYCSNQLAAKALLDQKKQDRRVQDFLQRCLESPFSRKLDLWSFLDIPRSRLVKYPLLLREILRHTPPDHPDVVSLERAICIIQEILSDINVRKGESECQYYIDKLEYLDDKQRDPLIDNCKTLLCHGELRNKSGSRLHVFLFSELLVLTRPVTRNDRSCFQVYRQPIPVRDLVLEDLQDGEIRMGGSFRGAFTNAEKVKNVFRVSSLDPSHGQTHTLHVNDVYHKQQWLNCLRTAMAQQQEAPPRVQQGEANRAKRRSSTLSATVYDKETDENCPPVSGPKLRPQTLSKTRLDQKLQGSVKRKETGV, from the exons atggaagaaaatgaagaagttTGCGGAAGGACggtggaaaataaaaagcagaaagttCGCAGGATGTCATCGAGGACGTCCACTTCCAGTGTCATCAGCGCTGCAGAGCCCTCTCCACAAATACTCCGGAGAAATAACTCCAAAAA ACCTCCACTGCAGAGAGGCAGCTCCTTCACCTTTCTTACACCAGGGACTCCGTGGGACTTCAGTCTA AAGAGAAAGCgcaaagagaaagaggacgACACGGTCAGTCTGTCAAGCTTCGACCTCAAG GAACCCAGCAACAAGCGCGCACGACCACTGGCCAAAGTTTCATCCCTGGTCAACTTGATATCTCCTTCAAAGAATGGGGCAGTGCGGCGCTTTGGCCAGACCATCCAG TCGATGTCGTTACGTGGGGATACCAAGTCACCAGGGGTGTCCCTCAAAGCCAGCAGCAAGGCAGCAGGGCCCACTCCCACTAAGCGCAGAAACAGTACGCTGTGGTCGGAGACCCTGGACGTCCATCAGAAGAGCACGTTCTCCACCAAAGAGATCAAGAGACAAGAG GCAATTTACGAGCTTTACAGGGGAGAGCAGGATCTCATCGAAGATCTCCAACTTGCACGAAag GCGTACCATGATCCGATGCTAAAGCTCTCCATCATGACGGAGGAGGAACTAGCTCACATATTTGGAGACCTGGATGCATACATCCCCTTGCACGAGG ACTTACTGATGAAACTGACCGAGGAAACTGGCCCCGATGGAACAGTAGCTCAGATCGGACAGATAGTGATAGACTGG CTGCCTGGTCTGAATGCTTACAAAAACTACTGCAGCAACCAGCTTGCAGCCAAAGCCCTGCTAGACCAGAAAAAGCAGGACAGGCGGGTCCAGGATTTCCTGCAGCGCTGTCTGGAGTCACCCTTCAGCAGAAAGCTTGACCTCTGGAGCTTCCTAGACATCCCACGTTCACGCCTGGTGAAATACCCACTGCTGCTGCGAGAGATCCTCAGACACACTCCTCCTGATCACCCAGACGTAGTCAGTCTGGAGAGAGCT ATCTGTATAATCCAGGAGATTCTGTCCGACATCAACGTGAGGAAAGGGGAGTCTGAGTGCCAATATTATATAGACAAACTGGAGTACCTGGATGATAAGCAGCGCGACCCGCTCATAGACAACTGTAAGACCCTACTTTGTCATGGTGAGCTGCGGAACAAGAGTGGCTCG AGGCTGCACGTGTTCCTCTTCTCTGAGCTGCTGGTTTTGACCCGACCGGTGACACGTAACGACAGGAGCTGCTTCCAGGTGTATCGACAACCCATCCCAGTTCGGGACTTGGTTCTAGAGGACCTGCAGGATGGAGAGATCCGCATGGGGGGGTCATTCAGGGGGGCTTTCACTAACGCAGAGAAAG TGAAGAACGTTTTCCGTGTGAGCTCTCTGGATCCATCCCATGGCCAGACCCACACCCTGCATGTCAATGATGTCTACCACAAACAGCAATGGCTCAACTGTCTCCGCACTGCGATGGCCCAACAGCAGGAGGCTCCACCTCGAGTTCAGCAGGGAGAAGCCAACAGAGCCAAACGCCGGTCTTCCACTCTCTCAGCCACTGTCTACgacaaagagacagatgagaaCTGTCCACCTGTCTCTGGCCCTAAACTCAGGCCTCAGACACTCTCCAAAACCAGATTGGACCAGAAGTTGCAAGGCTCAGTAAAGAGGAAGGAGACTGGAGTGTAG